AAGGTACGTCCGGTCAAACGCTCGGGTACCTCCGCGACCGGTTCATCCTCGGCCGGCTGGCGGGTGGCATCGCCACCGGACCCATCTGCGGCATGCTCTGCTACTTGTTCGCCCTCAAGAACCTGGAAGCCGGGCTGGTGAGCACCCTGGTGGCCATGTCGCCGCTCTTCATCCTGCCGATGGTGGCGATCCGCTATCGAATGCGCATCGGGCTTCGCATCACCGCTGCAACCGGCTTGGCCACGGTTGGCGTGGCCCTGATTGCCCTGCGTTGATCTGAGCGCGATCCCGGCTACACTACAGCCACCGGCTACGCACCGTCTCCATGCTTGCCGCAACTGAAAGGACGCCATCATGTCCGATCGCCTTTCTCGATGCCTGATACTGGCTTTCGGCCTGGCATACCTCATCATCCTGACCTGCCCCGGGGCAAGCCGCGCGGAGGCCCCCTTGGCCGCCATCGACTTGGCGGGCACATGGTCCTTTCAACTCGATCCCAGAGACATCGGCGTCGGCGAGCGGTGGTTCGCCCGCAGTTTGCCCGACAGCATCAGGCTGCCCAGCAGCACCACCGAAGCCGGATACGGCGACCCCATCACCATCGACACCCGGTGGACCGGCTCGATCATCGACCGTTCCTGGTTCACCGCACCAGAGTACGCGCCATATCGCGAGCCGGGCCAGGTCAGAGTCCCCTTCTGGCTCTCGCCGACCAGGCACTACGTCGGGGCCGCTTGGTATCGGAAAGAGGTGATCATCCCCCCCAACTGGGCGGGGAAACGAATCACCCTATCCCTGGAACGCTGCCACTGGCAGACGCGCGTCTGGATCGACGGCCAGGAAGCCGGCATGGCCGACAGCCTGGCGACGCCTCATGAACACGATCTGAGCACATGGCTCACCCCGGGCAAACACACCCTCGCCCTCCGGGTAGACAACACCGTTCTGATCCAGGTCGGCGAGAATGCCCACAGCGTTTCGGACCACACCCAGTCGAACTGGAATGGCATCGTCGGCGCCATCCGCCTGGTGCCAAGGGCGCCTGTATTCATCGAGGACCTCCAGGTCTACCCGCAAGTCACCACCAAGACCGCCAGGGTCGTCCTCGCCCTGGCCAACACCACGGGCAGACCGACTGAGGGCACCGTGACCCTGACGGCCGCTCTGTCGCATCCCCGCACCCAGCAAGGGGCAAAAGCCAAGGAGGTGCCGTTCAGGGGCGACGGCCAGCGAATCCTCGTGGAAACCGACTACGCCCTGGGCAGGGACGCGCTCCTCTGGGACGAGTTCGCACCCCACGTCTACACCCTCACCGCCCGGGCAACCACGGCGAGCGGCACCGATACCCAGCACGTCGATCTCGGCCTGCGACAGCTCGGTGTCGACGGAACCCAGTTCACCCTCAACGGACGCAAGATCTTCCTCCGCGGCACGCTGGAATGCTGCATCTTCCCCCTGACCGGGTACCCGCCGACCGACGTCGACTCCTGGACGCGGATCCTCAGGATCGCCAAGGACCACGGCCTCAATCACCTGCGCTTTCACTCCTGGTGCCCGCCCGAGGCCGCCTTCGTCGCCGCCGACCGGGTGGGCTTCATGTACCAGATCGAGTGCTGCGTCTGGACCACGGTCGGAGAGAATCCGCAGACCGATGCGTTCATCAGGACGGAAGGCGATCGGATTCTGAAGGCTTACGGCAATCACCCCTCCTTCTGCCTGATGGGTCACGGCAATGAGCCGTCGGGGAAGAACCAGAGGCAATTCCTGGGAGAGCTCGTCAGCTCCTGGAAGCAGCAGGATCCTCGCCGACTGTACACCACCGCCGCCGGCTGGCCGCTGCTGCCGCAGAGCGACTACCACAGCACGCCCGATCCTCGCGTCTACCGCTGGGGGGAGGGGCTCAACTGCCGCCTCAACGCCAGACCGCCGGAGACCATGACCGACTACCGGGCCTTCGTGGCCAGACATGACCGGCCGGTGATCAGCCATGAGATCGGCCAATGGTGCGTCTATCCGGACTTCAAGGAGACCGCCAGGTACACCGGCGTCCTCAGAGCCCTCAACTTCCAGATCTTCCGCGACTCGCTGGCCGCCAATCACCTGCTCGACCAAGCCGACTCCTTCCTGCTGGCCTCAGGCAAGCTGCAGACGCTCTGCTACAAGGAGGACATCGAGTCCGCGCTGCGAACGCCGGGCTTCGGGGGTTTCCAACTCCTGGATCTCCATGACTTCCCGGGCCAAGGCACCGCCCTGGTCGGCGTTCTCAACCCGTTCTGGGAATCCAAGGGCTACGTCACGCCGGAACAGTACCGCCGCTTCTGCTGCGAAACCGTGCCGCTAGCCCGCATGGCCAAACGCATCTGGACCGCGGATGAGACCTTCACCGCCGCCCTGGAGATCGCCCATTTCGGCCCCGCACCAATTGAAAACGCCCGCCCCGCCTGGACGATCACGGACGCGGCGGGCAAACAGCTGGGTGGGAACGCCCTGCCTGCCCGGACCATCCCGGTCGGCAACGGCACTGTCCTTGGCGAAGTCGCTCTGCCGCTGGCGGCCGTCGCCAAGGCGACCAAGTGCGTGCTGACCGTCTCGCTTCCCGGCACCACCTACGCAAACGACTGGGATATCTGGGTCTACCCCCCCATCGTGAATGCCGCCGCCCCCGACGGCGTTCTCGTGGTCGACGATTTGAACGCCAACGCCCTGGCTGCACTGAAAACCGGCGGCAGGGTCTTGCTGTTGCCCGCTCCAGGAACGGTCAGCGGCGACAGGCACGGCGTCGTTCCACCCGGCTTCACCAGTATCTTCTGGAATACCGCCTGGACCCGCCGTCAGCCCCCGCATACCCTGGGCATCCTCTGCAAACCCGATAGTCCCGCTCTGGCAGCCTTTCCGACCGAGTATCACAGCAACTGGCAGTGGTGGGACATGGTCACACACTCCCAAATCATGGTACTGAACGGTCTGCCGGATGAACTGCGGCCAACCGTACAGGTCATCGATGACTGGGTCACCAACCGCCGACTGGGACTCGTCTTTGAAGCCAAGGTCGAAGGCGGCAGACTGCTGGTCTGCGGAATCGATTTGACCAAGGATCTGGACCGCCGGCCGGTCGCCCGCCAGATGCGGCACAGCCTGCTGACGTATATGGCCAGCGACCGCTTCGCTCCCCAAGTCTCGGTCGAGGCCGCGGCGATCCAGAGACTGATCGATCGCGTGGCCATCGAGGTGATCAAGGTGGATTGTCACGAGCCCGGCTACGAGGGCGCCAAGGCTGTCGACGGCGACCCGGATACGATCTGGCACACCGCCTGGAGCGGCGACGCGCCCGGCTATCCCCACGAAATCCAGCTCAAGCTTGCTCGCGAGTTGACCGTCAGGGGCCTGCGCTGCCTGCCCCGCCAGGACATGAACCACGGCTGGATCACTGACTTCGAGGTCTTCGCGAGCAGCGATCCAGGCCATTGGGGCCAACCCGTCGCCAAGGGTGTGTTTGGCAGAGGCAGCCAAGAGAAGCAGATTCTCTTCGCCCGGCCCGTCAAGGCACGCTTCCTGCGCCTGGTAGCGCTGACCGGCATCGACAACCAGACCTATGCCTCGGTTGCCGAACTCGGCGTGATCGGGGAATGAACGCCTGCGCCTCGCCACCAAGCCCGATCACGTTCCCCCGGATGTCGAGCCCTGTTTCACAGCCAGCTGCCTCTTCATCGACGAGCGACAATAAGCCTCAACCTGCATGCTGGGCCAGCCAGGCACGGGCGAAACACCAGTCGTGCCCCACGGAGGCCCGGGACGCGCCGAGCAGCGCGGCAATCTGATCCGTGGTCAGCCTACCCACTAATCGCAGACGAGCGATGCAGGCCTTCCGAGGATCGAGTCGCTCCAGTTCGTTGAGCGCGTTCCGGAGCGGATCGGTCGCTCCTGAAGCCGGGTTGGTCACCTGTGACGGGACCATCGAGGGCTCCTGTCGATCTGTCGTCTCGGCACGCGGCACCCGCCGTTTGACCTGTCAGTACTCAACGCGTAAAAAGCCCGGGAACTCCCTCAGGGAGCAGTTTCTTGATGGGCAGGCGTCGCTCATGAGTGATGACTCCGAGTCAGTCAGAGGGTTGCTGGCCGACATCCGTGCCGGCGGAGCGCGGACCATCGAGCAACTCAGCGTCTCGGCCTACGATCGGCTCCGCAACATGGCCGAGCAGCACCTGCGCCGCTGGTTTGGCCCCACCGCCCCGAGCCTCACCTGGCAGCCCACGGAGCTCGTCAACGAGACCCTGCTGCGAATCATCAAGCAGCGGCACCGGTTCGACAGCGACGGCCATTTCTTCGCCATCTTCACCACCATGATGAAACGGGTGCTGCTCGACTACGTCCGAGAGCGTCAAACATTGAAGCGAGGCGGCGGTGGGCTAAGAATCGCGTTTGACCCCGAGCTGCACAGTCCGGCCACCAGGGTCGAGGACGAGGGCCTGGACGTCGAGGCTCTCTTTGCGGCCGTGGATCGTCTGGCCGAACTGGATGGCCGCAAGGCAGAAGTCGCCTGGATGCGGTTGATCTGGGGCATGACCCTTGAGGAGGTGGCCGCAGCCCTGGCGGTGAGCCGAGCGACGATCGAGCGAGATTGGGGCTTTGCCCGGGCTTGGCTGAGGGCGGAGCTCGACTCCGCTCGGGCCTGAACCGGAAGGGGAGGCGAATCACCCATTTTCCATGTTTCTCATCGACCCATCTTGTCACAACATTATTACTTATTTGATTTTATGGACAAAGGAGCACGGATCTAGATTCCGCAAAATAAGGCCACCAGGGCCCTTGACATGGTCGATGCCTCCTTATAGGCTGTGATAAGATTCACAGCGTGATGAATGTCACAGGTGGACGTCGGATTATGAACTTGGTGGATCGCTCCACAGGGGGTTTCGCTACGAGGAAGGTCGTCAAGAGGCTGAGTGTCTATCGCCGCCTGCTGGAACGGATCGGCCAAGCCGGAGCCAAGAACGTGTTCTCCCACGACTTGGCCGCCCAAGCCGGGGTGACCGCCGCCCAGGTCCGGCGTGACCTGATGACCATCGGCTTCTCCGGCAGCCCGTCGCGGGGCTACGACGTCTCGCGATTGGTGGAGAAGATCGGCCACTACTTGGACGCGCCCCAGTGGCAATCGGTTGTGCTGGTTGGTGTCGGACATGTGGGACAGGCGTTGCTGGCCTACTTTAGCGGACGCGGTCCCCATCTGGCGATTACCGGAGCCTTCGACGCCGATCCTGGAAAGGTCAACCGGGTTATTCAGGGATGCCGGTGCTATCCGGTCGATGACATGGAAGATCGTGTGCGCCAGCTGGGGGCCGAAGTAGGCGTTATTGCGGTCCCGGGGGACGCGGCGCAACACGCGGCTCTGCAGTTGGTGCGCGGCGGGGTGCGCGGGATCTTGAATTTCGCCCCAACCCACCTGCGCGTGCCCGAATACGTGTACGTAGAAAACGTGGACATCACCGTGCTGTTGGAAAGGGTGGCTTTCTTCGCACGGCAAGGTTCTTTGGACAAGGAAGTTGTCAGATGATCCAGGCGGACATTGAACCCATTTTGGCCGAGTTCGGCGATGCCGGGCGCGATGCCCTGATCCCGATCCTGCAGGCGGTGCAAGATCGTCACGGGTATCTCTCGCGCGAGACGATGGAACAGATCGGTCGACACTTGACTCTGCCGGTCAGCAAGGTCTACGGCGTGGCGACGTTCTACAACCAGTTCCGGTTCCAGCCGCGCGGCAAGTTCCATATCCAGGTGTGCCGAGGCACGGCCTGTCACGTGAAGGGCTCGGCCAAGGTGCTGGACGCGATCAAGCAGTCCCTCAAGGTGGAACCCGGCCAGACAACGAAGGACGGGATGTTCAGCCTCGAAGTCGTGGCCTGCGTGGGTGCCTGCGGGCTGGCGCCGGTCATTTGCGTCAATGGCGAGTTTCACGCCGGCGTCACGCCGGAGGGTGCGACCAAAATCGTGAGTTCGTATCGCAGAAAGGCGACAGACAATGGCTGAGCCTACGTGTGCGGGTGGATCGTGTGGTTGCCATGCTGGCGCGCAGGAGGCCGGCGGTCAGCCGGGCCTGGCCGCCTTTCTGACCCAGCCCCCTGGCAGTGGCAACGGCAAGAAGAGTGCGTTGTTCAGCGGCGAGCGGCTGGCCCAGCTGCGGCGCGAGGCGATCGCCCGGCCGGTCATGTACATCGGGGCGGGGACCTGCGGCCTGGGCGCCGGCGCCGCCAAGACGCTGGCCGCGGTGAAGCAGTACCTGGCCGATCACAAGCTCGAGGCCGACATCGTCGAGGTGGGATGCATCGGCTACTGCTCCGCCGAACCGCTGCTGGACGTGCAGTTGCCCGGCCGAACGCGGGTGTCCTTCCAGAAGATCAGCGAGGACAAGGTGGTCGGCCTGCTGGATTCGGTGTTCGCCGGCCGCGCGCCCGCAGACCTGTCGCTGGGGCAGTTCCGTTCTGAGCAACAGAAGCCCTGGGCAGACGTACCCTTCATCGACGAGCACCCTTTCTTTGCCCCGCAGATGCGTTGGGTGCTGGCCAACTGCGGCATGATCGATCCCAACTCGATCGATGAGTACCTCGCCCGCGGCGGCTACCGGGCGTTCGCCCAGGTCGTCGGCACGATGACCCGCGAAGAGGTGTGCGAGGCGGTGGAGAAAAGCGGGCTTCGCGGACGTGGCGGCGGCGGATTCCCCACCGGCACGAAGTGGAAGTTCGCCCTGAAGACCCAGGGCGATCAAAAGTACCTGGTGTGCAACGCGGACGAGGGCGACCCTGGGGCGTTCATGGACCGGGCGGTGATCGAGGGCGATCCGCACCGCGTGCTCGAGGGCATGGCCATCGCCGCCTACGCGATCGGAGCGAACAAGGCGTATGTGTACATCCGGGCCGAGTACCCCCTGGCCATTCAGCGGCTCGTCCAGGCCATCGAGCAGGCCAAGAAGTACGGCCTGCTCGGGGACGACATCCTGGGCAGCGGCTTCAGTCTGAAGGTTATCATCAAGCAGGGTGCCGGGGCATTCGTGTGCGGCGAGGAAACCGCTCTCATTCACAGCATCGAAGGCAAGCGGGGCATGCCACGACCGCGTCCGCCCTTCCCGGCGGTCAAGGGCCTGTTCGGCAAGCCCACGGTGATCAACAACGTCGAGACGCTGGCGAACCTACCCAGCCTGCTGAGCGGCGGATGGGAGAAGTTCGCCGCGGTGGGCACCTCGAAGAGCAAGGGCACGAAAGTCTTCGCCCTGTCGGGCAAGGTCAACCGCACCGGCCTGATCGAAGTGGCGATGGGCACCACCGTCCGCAAGATCGTGTTCGACATTGGTGGCGGCATCCCGAACGGCAAGGCCTACAAGGCAGCCCAGATGGGTGGACCGTCCGGGGGGTGCATTCCCGCCTCACAGGTCGACGTTGAGATCGACTACGAGTCGCTCAAGGCCCTCGGAGCGATGATGGGCTCCGGAGGTCTGGTCATCATGGATGAAGAAACCTGCATGGTCGACATCGCCAAGTTCTTTATGGACTTCATCCAGCGCGAGAGCTGCGGCAAGTGCGTGCCCTGCCGCGAGGGCACCCGCCGGATGCTCGAGATCCTGCAGAGCATCTCGCGCGCCCGCCGCAACGAAACCAAGATCCAGGCCCTCGAACGATTCAAGAGCGTGATGTACCTGACCCGCCTCGCCGAAGTCATCAAGGACACGAGCCTGTGCGGCCTGGGCCAGTCGGCTCCAAACCCGGTGCTGAGCACGCTGAGGTGGTTCCGGGACGAATATGATGCCCACGTCTACGAACGCAATTGCCCGGCCGGAGCCTGCCGCGAGCTCCTGCTCTACCGCATCGACGCCGAGCTGTGCCGGGGTTGCGGGCTGTGCGCCAAGAAGTGCCCGGCCGAGGCCATCATGGGCGCCCCCAAGAGCCCCCACTACATCGTTCCAGACAAGTGTATCGGTTGCGGCACCTGCGAGGATGTCTGCCGTTTCGAGGCCGTCAAGACGGAGTAAGGCGAGGATCATTCGGTGATTACGATCGAAGTCAATAACAAGAAGGTCCAGGCCGAACCTGGTGAAATGCTGCTGGCCACCCTGCGCCGGGCCGGGATCAAGGTGCCGACCCTGTGCCATATTGACGGGTTGCCGCCCAGCGGCGCCTGCCGGATGTGCGACGTGGAGGTCGAAGGCCGGCCCAACCTGCAACCCAGCTGCGCGACCCCGGTGGTCGAAGGAATGAAGGTCCAGACGCACTCGCCCCGGGCGGTTCGAGCCCGGAAGACGATCGTCGAGCTGCTTCTGGCCAACCATCCCGACGACTGCCTCTACTGTGTGCGAAACAACAACTGCCAGCTCCAGGACCTGGCCGCCGAACTGGGCGTCCGAGACCGGCGCTACCAGGGCCAGCGGGGCCAGGCCAACGTCGACCTGTCCAGCCCCTCCATTGTCCGCGATCCGGAGAAGTGCATCCTGTGCGGCAAGTGCGTGCGGGTCTGCGAAGAGGTCCAGGCCGTCTCGGCCATCGACTTCGTCGGGCGGGGCAGCAAGACCCGGGTCGGCACGGCGTTCGAGCAAGGGCTCAATATCTCGAGCTGCATCAACTGCGGGCAATGCATCATGATCTGCCCGACCGGCGCGCTCCGCGAGCAGAGCAGCATCAAGGAGGTCACCGAGGCCCTCAAGGACCCGAACATGTTCGTCGTCGTCCAGCATGCTCCGTCGGTCTCGGTCTCGCTGGCCGAGGAGTTCGGCGTGAAGCCCGGCACGGACATTTGCGGAGCGATGGTCACCGCTCTCCGGCAGCTCGGCTTCAAACGGGTGTTCGACACCTCGTTCAGCGCCGACCTGACCATCATGGAGGAGGCCTCTGAGCTGGTGCATCGGGTGAAGAACGGGGGCAAGCTTCCCATGCTGACCAGCTGCTCACCCGGCTGGATCAAATTCGTCGAGCAGACCTACCCGGACTTACTCGAGAACGTCTCGACCTGCAAGAGTCCGCAGCAGATGATGGGTGCGGTCATCAAATCCTTCTTCGCCCAGCGGGAAGGGATCGATCCGAAGAAGATCTTCAGCGTCTCGATCATGCCGTGCACGGCCAAGAAGTTCGAGGCCCGGCGTCCCGAGATGGGCCGGGATGAGATCGCGGACGTCGACGCGGTTCTCACCACCCGCGAACTGGCCCGCATGATCCGCATGCGCGGCATCGACCTCGAGTCCTTGGCACCTGAGCCGGCGGATACGCCGTTCGGCGAGCGGAGCACGGCCGGCAAGCTCTTTGGAGCGACCGGCGGCGTGATGGAGGCGGCCATCCGTACGGCGTACCATCTCATCACCGGCAAGGAAATGGCTGATCTGAAGGTCCAGGCGGTGCGCGGCTTGAAGGGCACCAAGGAGGCCCGTGTCAATGTCGATGGCATGGACATCGGCGTCGCGGTGGTCAGCGGCCTGGGCAACGCGGCTCGGCTGCTGAACGAAATCCGCGACGGCCGTCGTGATCTGCACTTCATCGAGGTCATGACCTGCCCCGGCGGCTGCATCGCGGGCGGCGGCCAGCCGACCAGCACCGACACCGACGCGGTTCGAGCCCGGATGCAGGCACTGTACAATATCGATCGAAACGAGCCGATCAGGACTTCGCACGCCAACGAGTCCATCAAACGGCTCTACAAGGAGTATCTGGGCGCGCCGCTGGGTGAAAAAAGCCATCACCTGCTGCACACCCACTATCACAAACGCGAGGTGGTAGCCTGAGGACAACGGGTTGCGGCACACGGATGACATTCCGCTCGTCACCACCATTCGGGAGCACTGTCGCGTCTGCTACACGTGCGTGCGCGAATGTCCCGCCAAGGCCATTCGAATCAGCGA
The Phycisphaerae bacterium genome window above contains:
- a CDS encoding NADH-quinone oxidoreductase subunit NuoF, which gives rise to MYIGAGTCGLGAGAAKTLAAVKQYLADHKLEADIVEVGCIGYCSAEPLLDVQLPGRTRVSFQKISEDKVVGLLDSVFAGRAPADLSLGQFRSEQQKPWADVPFIDEHPFFAPQMRWVLANCGMIDPNSIDEYLARGGYRAFAQVVGTMTREEVCEAVEKSGLRGRGGGGFPTGTKWKFALKTQGDQKYLVCNADEGDPGAFMDRAVIEGDPHRVLEGMAIAAYAIGANKAYVYIRAEYPLAIQRLVQAIEQAKKYGLLGDDILGSGFSLKVIIKQGAGAFVCGEETALIHSIEGKRGMPRPRPPFPAVKGLFGKPTVINNVETLANLPSLLSGGWEKFAAVGTSKSKGTKVFALSGKVNRTGLIEVAMGTTVRKIVFDIGGGIPNGKAYKAAQMGGPSGGCIPASQVDVEIDYESLKALGAMMGSGGLVIMDEETCMVDIAKFFMDFIQRESCGKCVPCREGTRRMLEILQSISRARRNETKIQALERFKSVMYLTRLAEVIKDTSLCGLGQSAPNPVLSTLRWFRDEYDAHVYERNCPAGACRELLLYRIDAELCRGCGLCAKKCPAEAIMGAPKSPHYIVPDKCIGCGTCEDVCRFEAVKTE
- the nuoE gene encoding NADH-quinone oxidoreductase subunit NuoE, with the translated sequence MIQADIEPILAEFGDAGRDALIPILQAVQDRHGYLSRETMEQIGRHLTLPVSKVYGVATFYNQFRFQPRGKFHIQVCRGTACHVKGSAKVLDAIKQSLKVEPGQTTKDGMFSLEVVACVGACGLAPVICVNGEFHAGVTPEGATKIVSSYRRKATDNG
- a CDS encoding [FeFe] hydrogenase, group A, which translates into the protein MITIEVNNKKVQAEPGEMLLATLRRAGIKVPTLCHIDGLPPSGACRMCDVEVEGRPNLQPSCATPVVEGMKVQTHSPRAVRARKTIVELLLANHPDDCLYCVRNNNCQLQDLAAELGVRDRRYQGQRGQANVDLSSPSIVRDPEKCILCGKCVRVCEEVQAVSAIDFVGRGSKTRVGTAFEQGLNISSCINCGQCIMICPTGALREQSSIKEVTEALKDPNMFVVVQHAPSVSVSLAEEFGVKPGTDICGAMVTALRQLGFKRVFDTSFSADLTIMEEASELVHRVKNGGKLPMLTSCSPGWIKFVEQTYPDLLENVSTCKSPQQMMGAVIKSFFAQREGIDPKKIFSVSIMPCTAKKFEARRPEMGRDEIADVDAVLTTRELARMIRMRGIDLESLAPEPADTPFGERSTAGKLFGATGGVMEAAIRTAYHLITGKEMADLKVQAVRGLKGTKEARVNVDGMDIGVAVVSGLGNAARLLNEIRDGRRDLHFIEVMTCPGGCIAGGGQPTSTDTDAVRARMQALYNIDRNEPIRTSHANESIKRLYKEYLGAPLGEKSHHLLHTHYHKREVVA
- a CDS encoding discoidin domain-containing protein yields the protein MSDRLSRCLILAFGLAYLIILTCPGASRAEAPLAAIDLAGTWSFQLDPRDIGVGERWFARSLPDSIRLPSSTTEAGYGDPITIDTRWTGSIIDRSWFTAPEYAPYREPGQVRVPFWLSPTRHYVGAAWYRKEVIIPPNWAGKRITLSLERCHWQTRVWIDGQEAGMADSLATPHEHDLSTWLTPGKHTLALRVDNTVLIQVGENAHSVSDHTQSNWNGIVGAIRLVPRAPVFIEDLQVYPQVTTKTARVVLALANTTGRPTEGTVTLTAALSHPRTQQGAKAKEVPFRGDGQRILVETDYALGRDALLWDEFAPHVYTLTARATTASGTDTQHVDLGLRQLGVDGTQFTLNGRKIFLRGTLECCIFPLTGYPPTDVDSWTRILRIAKDHGLNHLRFHSWCPPEAAFVAADRVGFMYQIECCVWTTVGENPQTDAFIRTEGDRILKAYGNHPSFCLMGHGNEPSGKNQRQFLGELVSSWKQQDPRRLYTTAAGWPLLPQSDYHSTPDPRVYRWGEGLNCRLNARPPETMTDYRAFVARHDRPVISHEIGQWCVYPDFKETARYTGVLRALNFQIFRDSLAANHLLDQADSFLLASGKLQTLCYKEDIESALRTPGFGGFQLLDLHDFPGQGTALVGVLNPFWESKGYVTPEQYRRFCCETVPLARMAKRIWTADETFTAALEIAHFGPAPIENARPAWTITDAAGKQLGGNALPARTIPVGNGTVLGEVALPLAAVAKATKCVLTVSLPGTTYANDWDIWVYPPIVNAAAPDGVLVVDDLNANALAALKTGGRVLLLPAPGTVSGDRHGVVPPGFTSIFWNTAWTRRQPPHTLGILCKPDSPALAAFPTEYHSNWQWWDMVTHSQIMVLNGLPDELRPTVQVIDDWVTNRRLGLVFEAKVEGGRLLVCGIDLTKDLDRRPVARQMRHSLLTYMASDRFAPQVSVEAAAIQRLIDRVAIEVIKVDCHEPGYEGAKAVDGDPDTIWHTAWSGDAPGYPHEIQLKLARELTVRGLRCLPRQDMNHGWITDFEVFASSDPGHWGQPVAKGVFGRGSQEKQILFARPVKARFLRLVALTGIDNQTYASVAELGVIGE
- a CDS encoding redox-sensing transcriptional repressor Rex; this encodes MNLVDRSTGGFATRKVVKRLSVYRRLLERIGQAGAKNVFSHDLAAQAGVTAAQVRRDLMTIGFSGSPSRGYDVSRLVEKIGHYLDAPQWQSVVLVGVGHVGQALLAYFSGRGPHLAITGAFDADPGKVNRVIQGCRCYPVDDMEDRVRQLGAEVGVIAVPGDAAQHAALQLVRGGVRGILNFAPTHLRVPEYVYVENVDITVLLERVAFFARQGSLDKEVVR
- a CDS encoding sigma-70 family RNA polymerase sigma factor produces the protein MSDDSESVRGLLADIRAGGARTIEQLSVSAYDRLRNMAEQHLRRWFGPTAPSLTWQPTELVNETLLRIIKQRHRFDSDGHFFAIFTTMMKRVLLDYVRERQTLKRGGGGLRIAFDPELHSPATRVEDEGLDVEALFAAVDRLAELDGRKAEVAWMRLIWGMTLEEVAAALAVSRATIERDWGFARAWLRAELDSARA